One Natrinema longum genomic window, CCGTCTCGGGCGGCTATACCACGATCTTGCTCGACAACGCCGAGGACGTCCGCGAGGACTTCCAGCAGGCCCTGCGCCGGATCATGGAGCAACACCACCGGACGACCCAGTTCGTCGTCGCCACGCGCCAGCCGACCAAGCTCATTCCGCCGATCCGCTCGCGGTGTTTCCCCGTCTCCCTGCCCTCGCCGACCAGCGAGCAGATCGTGACCGTCCTCGAGCGCATCGTCGAGGCCGAGGGGGTCGACTACGACGCCGACGGCCTCGAGTTCGTCGCGGGCTACGCGAACGGCAACCTCCGGCAGGCGATCCTGGCGGCCCAGACGACCGTCGAGGACGCGGGCGAACTCACGATGAGCGCGGCCTACGAGACGATCGGCGAGGTCGGCCTCGAGGACGAAATCGAGTCGATGCTCGACGACGCCGAAGCCGGCGACTTTACGGACGCCCGGTCGACGCTGGACGACCTGCTCGTCGACGAAGGACTGGACGGCAACGAGGTGCTCGAGGCGATCCTCCGGATCGCTCGCAAGCGGTATCAGGGCGAGCGGCTCGCCCAGATCCACCAGCTAGCCGCGGACATCGACTTCGAGATGCACGAGGGAACGAGCGATCGGATCCACGTCTCGCACCTGCTGGCGGAACTCGGTCGAGACGCCTGAGAACTGTCTCCTGTCGCAATTCACAGATGACGGACGATCCGATCGACGAACGGCTCGCCGACCTCGAGACGGAGGAAGCGGCGGAACCGCCACCGGTCGGCGAGGGCTCGTCGGTCGACTCGAGCGAGCCTTCGACATCGATCTCGGTGTGGACCCGCTTCTGGGCCGCGTCCACGCTCGTGGCACACGTTGGTGTTTCACTCTCGATCGCGCCTGGTACCGGCGAGTTTCCCACGGACCGATCCGTGCTTCTCGCCTCGCTGGTCGGCAGTGTCGTCGTCGCCGAAGTCCTCCTTCGATGGTTCGGACCGGGCCTCACGTCGGCGCTCTGGGACGGGACCGTCACTGCGATCCTGGTAGTTATGGGAACCGTTTTGCTGTGGACGATCGCTACCGGTTCGTCTCCTCCAGACGGTGTATCCGGTCTGGGATTCCTCGTCGTCAGCGCCGTCGTCACCGTCCACCGGTTCGAGCGGCCGGGGACTCGGCTAACACCGTCGACGGCGTGAGATCGGGCGGCCCGGTTTCGAGGCGGCGATCACGACGCTGCCGCATTCACCGGCCAATATGGGGCCGGTACGGACCGTTATCCGATCGCCGGCCGAAGGGTGGGTATGCCAACGCTTCTCGAGACACGGATCAAGAACCGGTTTCGCGTCCAGCCCAATCACGCGAACAACAACGACACGCTCCACGGCGGCAATCTGATGAAGTGGCTCGACGAGGTGAGCGCGATGTCGGCGATGCGATTCGCCGGCGAGACCTGCGTCACCGCCCGCGTGAACGAACTCGACTTCGAGCGCCCGATCCGGATCGGCGACACCGCCCTCGTGGAGGCCTACGTCTACGATTCGGGCCGGACGAGCGTCCACGTCGCGCTGCGGGCCTGGCGCGAGGAACCCCGCAGCGGCGAGACCGAGAAGACGACCGAGTCGACGTTCACGTTCGTCGCGATCGACGAGACCGGCGAGACGGTCCCCGTTCCGGACCTCTCCGTCGAGACCGAGGACGGGGAGCGCCTTCGGGATCGCGTCCACGAGATCGAGGAGTGATGACCCGCGGACGGTCGAATCACCAGCGTCTCGAATCGCCTCGGCGGGCGGCTGACTGTCCGATGCCGATGCTGGCGCGCTGGGTCGCGGTTCGTCGTCGACGAACCGCGACGCGATATCGCGAGGGATGAGTGAGTGAACGAAGTGAACGAACGAATCGGTTGGGGAGGGCGTGGCGATTCCGTGCTGCCACGGTAGCAGCGCACTCACCGCATCAGTAACCCAACTAGTCGCTTCGATACGAACGGAAACTACGACGATCGCCGCTCGAGGACCAGCACGTACCGCGTCAGCGACCGATGCACGCGGCGTTCGAAGGCCGACTCGACCTCCCAGCCCGCGGCCCGCGCTTCGCCAGCCCACGAGCGATCGGCGACGACGACCGCCCGCGGCGCGACCCGACAGGCCTCGGCGAGCGCACCCGAAACGAGATCCTCGAGGCGATGCGTCTCGATCTTCGACTGGCGGCCGTAGGGCGCGTCGAAGACGACGCCGTCGACGGCGTCGTCCGCCAGGGGCAACCGCGTCGCGTCACCGCGGCCGACGTGCCACGACCCCCGCTCGAGACCGGTCGGCGAGGGCGCGTCGCGCTCGAGGAAGTGGGTCAGGTTCTCGCGCGCGCCCCGGACCATCTTCGCCTGCGCGTCGGTGCCGATCACGTCCGCGCCGACCAGCCCGGCCTCGACGAGGCCGCCGCCGGTCCCACACATCGGATCGAGGATCGTCGCCCCCGCTCGAGCGCCCGCCATGTTCGCGACGGCGCGCGCGAGCAGGGGATCCATGCTGCCGGGCTGGAAGAAGGGTTTGTCCGTCGGTGCCCGGGTCCCGAAATCGCGGACGCTCTCGGCTGCAAGCCAGCCCAGCGCACAGACGGAGACGCGCTCGCCCGTCGGCTTCTCGGGCCCGTCTCCCCCGGCGCGCTCGAGGACGGGTCCCCCCGCATCGGCCTCGAGATTCCCCGCCGAAAAGACGACCCGCAGGAGGTGATCGGGATCGTCGAGATCCACCGACAACCCGCGATCAACCAGGATTCCACCGAGTTCGCGTTCCGCCCGTTCCGTGCTCACGCCGCTCGAGCCGTGGACATCCGTCGCCCGCACCGCGATCGACCCCTCGCGGTCGATCGATGCGGCCTCGAGGACGGCCCGGGCGCTCGCGAGATCGGCCGCGCCCCGCCCCAGCAACTCGCTCGCGCGGTGGGTGTAGGCGAGGCCGCGAATGCGCCGGGGGACGATTCCCCCTGCAACGGCGAGTCCGGGCGCGATTCGGCGGAGTCCGGTCGCCGCGCTGGCCGCCTCGCGGGCTGCGAACGCGTCGTCCTCGCCGCCGAGCTCGAGCAGATACACGGTGGATGGTCGCTTCGGGGCGGCTATGAGCCTACCGTTTTTCACGAATCGGGCCGATCGGTTCGATACCAAATATCACACCTGTGACCCGTCAAACGCCCGAAAACCGCGCATCCCGGAATCGCCGCGGATCGTATAAACCGGATATATCAGGTGGCGGTACTAACCTTTATAAACCTTAAATACGTCTTTTTAAGCGACTAATGACGGATCCGAAGGACACCATCAACATCGAAAACGTGGTGGCGTCGACCGGCATCGGGCAGGAACTCGACCTCCAGAGTGTCGCGATGGACCTCGAGGGGGCCGACTACGACCCCGAGCAGTTCCCCGGTCTCGTCTACCGAACCCAGAATCCCAAATCCGCCGCCCTGATCTTCCGCTCGGGGAAGATCGTCTGTACCGGCGCGAAAAGCACCGACGACGTCCACGAGAGCCTGCGCATCGTCTTCGACAAGCTCCGTGAACTCCAGATCCAGGTCAACGAGGACCCCGAGATCGTCGTCCAGAACATCGTCACCTCGGCCGATCTGGGCCGCAACCTCAACCTGAACGCGATCGCCATCGGGCTGGGACTGGAGAACATCGAGTACGAACCCGAGCAGTTCCCCGGCCTCGTCTATCGACTCGACGATCCCGAGGTCGTCGCCCTGCTGTTTGGCTCCGGGAAACTCGTTATTACCGGCGGCAAACAGCCCGTCGACGCCGAACACGCCGTCGACAAGATCGTCTCCCGACTCGAGGATCTGGGCCTCCTCGAGTAACGCCGTCCGGCCCGTTTCGTTCGTGCTCGACCGACTCGAGCGGTGCCCACGCCGCCACTGCCCGGTTACCGCCACCGTCCGCTCACCGACGCATCTCCGGTGGTGGATCGACCGACAGCACTTCAGCCGTCTTCCATCTCACCGCCGTTCCTGACGACTCGCTGGTAAGCTAAACTTACGCGTTTTCGAGCCGCCGGAGCGGCCGTGGATCTCCACCAGCGTCCCTACACACTGCCCGGATTACGGTCTCTTCGAGCGAGTTATCGATCGTTCAATCCCATCCGAGCAGGGCTGATTCGACTGAATCGACTGTGACTCGACGAAACGACCGCTCGCGTTTATTCGGGATCGCGGCCCTGACTCTCACGTGCCCATGACGATCCACCCAGATCGAACGACACCCGCTTCGGATCGGTTTCACCTCGGCGGCGACGGCGCGCCCGGTCGGCGACCACTCGCACGCGAGACGATCACTCAGGTACTGGACAGCGATCGTCGGCGGGAAGTGCTCCGGTGCGTGCTCGCCGCGGACGATCCGATCGCGGTGCGGACGCTGGTCGCTCGACTCGCCGATGCCGAGCACGATCCGACCGTCGGAACGACGATCCACCAGCTGCGCCAGCGAATCCACACCTCGCTGTGTGAAACCCATCTCCCGTTGCTCGAGG contains:
- a CDS encoding AAA family ATPase produces the protein MDAPLWTETHAPELAELPQDDAREYLQRAVEEPINLLLQGPPGSGKTAAARALAREAHDDPDNDFVEINVADFFGRTKTEIKNDPRFEHFLVGRSSMSKRDMINHVLKESASYAPVSGGYTTILLDNAEDVREDFQQALRRIMEQHHRTTQFVVATRQPTKLIPPIRSRCFPVSLPSPTSEQIVTVLERIVEAEGVDYDADGLEFVAGYANGNLRQAILAAQTTVEDAGELTMSAAYETIGEVGLEDEIESMLDDAEAGDFTDARSTLDDLLVDEGLDGNEVLEAILRIARKRYQGERLAQIHQLAADIDFEMHEGTSDRIHVSHLLAELGRDA
- a CDS encoding acyl-CoA thioesterase — translated: MPTLLETRIKNRFRVQPNHANNNDTLHGGNLMKWLDEVSAMSAMRFAGETCVTARVNELDFERPIRIGDTALVEAYVYDSGRTSVHVALRAWREEPRSGETEKTTESTFTFVAIDETGETVPVPDLSVETEDGERLRDRVHEIEE
- a CDS encoding THUMP domain-containing protein, which encodes MYLLELGGEDDAFAAREAASAATGLRRIAPGLAVAGGIVPRRIRGLAYTHRASELLGRGAADLASARAVLEAASIDREGSIAVRATDVHGSSGVSTERAERELGGILVDRGLSVDLDDPDHLLRVVFSAGNLEADAGGPVLERAGGDGPEKPTGERVSVCALGWLAAESVRDFGTRAPTDKPFFQPGSMDPLLARAVANMAGARAGATILDPMCGTGGGLVEAGLVGADVIGTDAQAKMVRGARENLTHFLERDAPSPTGLERGSWHVGRGDATRLPLADDAVDGVVFDAPYGRQSKIETHRLEDLVSGALAEACRVAPRAVVVADRSWAGEARAAGWEVESAFERRVHRSLTRYVLVLERRSS
- a CDS encoding TATA-box-binding protein — its product is MTDPKDTINIENVVASTGIGQELDLQSVAMDLEGADYDPEQFPGLVYRTQNPKSAALIFRSGKIVCTGAKSTDDVHESLRIVFDKLRELQIQVNEDPEIVVQNIVTSADLGRNLNLNAIAIGLGLENIEYEPEQFPGLVYRLDDPEVVALLFGSGKLVITGGKQPVDAEHAVDKIVSRLEDLGLLE
- a CDS encoding DUF7344 domain-containing protein, which gives rise to MTIHPDRTTPASDRFHLGGDGAPGRRPLARETITQVLDSDRRREVLRCVLAADDPIAVRTLVARLADAEHDPTVGTTIHQLRQRIHTSLCETHLPLLEEHEIVLYDRVRNLVAPAANCSAFDSLLEFDSLERPIAARLE